The Streptomyces sp. NBC_00597 DNA segment CCGAAGACCACCATCGTCTTGCCGGCCAGCTGCTCGCGGTACGCGGCCTCGCCGGCCTGGGCGGGCGCGGCGTGGGAGGCGAGCTGGAACAGCTTGTCGGCGATGAAGACGTCGACGGGCTGGGTGACCTTCATGTTGTAGTCGTCGCCGGTGACGATGTGGACCGGGACGTGCGGCAGGTACTTGACGACGACGGAGCAGTCGTCGGTGGCCTGGAAGAACGGGTCCCCGGCGGCCCGGTCGTACGCGGCGCGGATCGTGGAGAGCCGGAAGCCCTGCGGGGTCTGGCCGCGGCGCAGCCGGGAGCGGTCGGGCACCTCGGTGATGAACTCGCCGTCGTTGCCGTGGGTGCGGGTCACGATGACGGTGTCGGAGGACGGGATGGCGACGTCGACGGCCTGGTAGCGCTCCAGGGACTCGACGCATTCGCGCACCACGCGCTGCGACAGCAGCGGGCGGACCGCGTCGTGGAAGAGGAGGTTGCAGTCCTCGCCCTCGCCGAGCCCGGCGGCCGCGGCCTCGATGGCGATCCGGGTGGTCTCGCTGCGGGTCGAGCCGCCGGCCAGGACCTGCGTGACCTTGCCCAGCTTGGCCCGCTCGACGATGCGGCGGGCGTCCTCCACGTACGCGGGCGTCATGAGGAGGATCACCTCGTCGACGTCCGGCGCGTTCTCGAAGACGTGGAGCGTGTGCTCCAGAATCGGTTTGCCGGCGATCTTGAGCAGCTGCTTCGGTATTTCGAGTCCGATGCGCTGGCCCGTGCCCCCAGCGAGTACGACGGCGATGGTGCGGTGGGGAGGCCTGGAGGACAAGGCTCCTTCTTCCTGAGTGAGGGTGCGGCACGGCGGTTGGGGAGGGCGGGGAGCGGGCGGCGCGACTCGGATACCGGGGGGA contains these protein-coding regions:
- a CDS encoding bifunctional cytidylyltransferase/SDR family oxidoreductase; the encoded protein is MSSRPPHRTIAVVLAGGTGQRIGLEIPKQLLKIAGKPILEHTLHVFENAPDVDEVILLMTPAYVEDARRIVERAKLGKVTQVLAGGSTRSETTRIAIEAAAAGLGEGEDCNLLFHDAVRPLLSQRVVRECVESLERYQAVDVAIPSSDTVIVTRTHGNDGEFITEVPDRSRLRRGQTPQGFRLSTIRAAYDRAAGDPFFQATDDCSVVVKYLPHVPVHIVTGDDYNMKVTQPVDVFIADKLFQLASHAAPAQAGEAAYREQLAGKTMVVFGGSYGIGADISRIAEGFGARVFALGRSTTGTHVENPAHVAEALAGAYAETGRIDYVVNTAGVLRVGRLDETDNDTIREALEVNYLAPVNIARTAYKYLSETQGQLLLFTSSSYTRGRAEYSLYSSTKAAMVNLTQALADEWADDGIRVNCVNPERTATPMRTKAFGQEPSASLLTSESVALTSLDVLLSEMTGHVIDVRKQDPTTTPAQRSGFEAALASVLIASTEDQGV